TCATGATACCATCAGGTTGGGGTTCACATGTTTAGCACATGTATATCTATGGGACAAACTGAATCTAAATTATAGTTTAACTTACTAAAAGCCCTAAAGAGAGGGGCAGTGTGGGGCATTGCCCATAGAGCTGTTGATGTGTGATTTCTGGGTAAGTGCCTGAAGCCTGTGCACATAGAGGGTGGGTCAAAGCGTCCAGCTCAATACCAACCTGCTGAAACCAGTATTATGTGGGGATCACGTGAGGTTAGGGGGAGCCAGAGAGGTCCCTGCCACAGAGGAGGGCATCATCAGATCTCTGTGTGTAACAGGATTCTCAAAAAGCCAGGACAGACATCTGAAGAGCTATGTGAGAGCCATAGTCAGAAGGTTCTGGACGCTGAGGggtagggtgggggaagggagggagcctGGAGCCGTCCCACAGATGGTTTCACATTCTTCCTTTCACCAGGTATGTGCAGCCCCCGATGATCAGCTTCGAGGCCATTTTTGAGCAGAGCACTCCCAATTCGCCCATCGTGTTCATCCTGAGCCCTGGCTCTGACCCTGCCAGTGACCTCATGAAGCTGGCTGAGCGGAGTGGCTTCGGGGGCACTCGGCTCAAGTTTCTTGCAATGGGTCAAGGTCAAGAAAAGGTAGCTGGTGGGTTTGACGTGAGCTGTGTCCAGGAGAGAGATGCCTGGGTGGGGCGAAAGCTTGGATCAAACAGTGTGACCCATGATAGTTTGGTTGTGCTCTCCCTCCCCGCTGTGACCACCGAACTCTCTGTCACCATGGCTCCATTCGAGTCAGTGGTTGTAGGCTCCTGGTGTGTGGCTCAGCAACCCATTAGTGAGGCCAAACATGGGAATTTTTAGGGTGGTGCTTTGGAGGCCCTCTGTCCCATTCTGTGCCATCTGCCAACTCATGTGACAAGGCACAGGGGAAACTGAGGGTCAGAGGGAGCCTGACTTTGTTGTGAAGTGTCTGTGAAGCTCTGGCAAACTCGTCCACCAGAGCACAGGACAGGGCACCCCAGTCAGAGCTCTTTTTTTCCAACCTCAGAACTGGAGGAAGCCATTTCCACGTACGTGCCACACAGGCCTTAGGTAAAGCCTCTGGTGACTGAGAGAGCGCTGAGGGAGAAGCTGCTGTCTCTGCACCCAGGATGGGAACGTGGACCATCTGAACTGAGGGCCCTTTGGGTCTGAGTTCTATGGATCCATTCTGCTACCTGGAGGGGTGGGCAGGACTCTTGCAGGCAGGCCTGCTCGGGTCTGAGGAAGTTAAACACCTCGAGGCATGAAGGCTGGGGCAGCACGAGGCTCATTGTCCATACCATGACTGGCCCTGAGGTCACAGGTGGTAGTAAGATTGTCTCAAGATGGCTTCCACCTTAACTCCAGCAACCTGAGTTCTGAGATCCCTGGACCCCTCTGGCTGCCTTGAAGCATGGAGTTGGCCTGGCTTGGGAATACtagtccacccccaccccccaataccACACCACCCTCCTCCTGCAGGTGGCGCTGCAGCTGCTGGAGACCGCAGTGGCTCGTGGACAGTGGCTGATGTTACAGAACTGCCACCTCCTGGTCAAGTGGCTGAAGGACCTGGAGAAGTCCCTGGAGAGGATCACTAAGCCGCACCCTGACTTCCGCCTGTGGCTCACCACGGACCCCACCAAGGGCTTTCCCATTGGAATCCTGCAGAAGTCCTTAAAGGTCTGCCTTGGGGCATCGACAGAGATAGGCTACAACCCTGCTCCTGGTCACTGCTGTAGAGAGCCCTAGGGTGAAGGGGATGCTCTATGTACCCGTTCCATTCTCCTTAAGTGCCTGTGGGACCTGGGTATGTCACAGGTCTACCGTCCCAGCTAGAGATGGTCTGTGGGAGCAGGAGGCAGCCTTGGGTACCCACATGCAGTCTATCTTCCACCCTCCTGCAGGTGGTCACGGAGCCACCTAATGGGCTCAAACTGAACATGCGGGCAACCTACTTCAAGATCTCCCATGACATGCTGGAGCAGTGTCCACACACCGCCTTCAAGCCCCTGGTCTACGTGTTGGCCTTCTTCCATGCCGTGGTACAGGAGAGGAGGAAGTTTGGCAAGATTGGTTGGAACGTGTACTACGATTTTAATGAGTCTGACTTCCAGGTGAGCATGGCGACTTGTCCAGCCCGTGCACCCCGAGCTGGCTGGCTCCTGTACCTGCCTTCTGAGTTCACCACCAACAGGCTTTGGGCTGTGATTGGCTGTTAACCATAGCTGTCCATCCTCTCTAAGGTCTGCATGGAAATCCTAAACACATACCTAACGAAAGCCTTCCAGCAGCATGACCCTCGTATCCCCTGGGGCAGCCTCAAGTACCTTATTGGAGAGGTAATGGTGACTGGGTGCCTCATGAGGGCTGGGGTCTGGGATCGAGACACCCATCCTCTGAGCTCTTGGGACAGTCCTTGTTCCTGCCCCCGCCGCCCCTTACCACCCTAAGATCCCTGAAAAATATGTTTGTGTCCTCACTGTTCTTAGACAAACTCTATTCCCAGGGAGGTTGCTTGTGTGAATCTAGGGCCCTAGGAGCCCTGCTAGTCTTCTCTGGACAGTCCCCAGTTTGCCAATGCGCTGGGCACATCCAGGGGAGCCTTGCAGTCTTCTTGGGGGATGGGTACCGTGACTCTTTAGAACTCATGGCAAAGTTTCTAGATTCGGGAAGTTCTGGAACGTACGAGGACTGACTGCTGGTATCTTGGTTCTTGTCCGTGTCTGATCCATTTGAGGCCTCCTTTAGGCTGCTTTGTGCTTTGGCTCTGTTCTCAGGGAGTCTCAGACCACAGCATGATCCTATAGCTAAACCcacttcttgtctctctggcccAGAAGGTTCTTTGAGAGGACAGgttggagctgggcagtggtggggagCTGGAGCTGTAAGTTTGTGTAAGGATGGTTCCATCTGGCTCTCACCCACTCTGACCTCAGGTCATGTATGGAGGCCGAGCCATTGACAGCTTCGACCGGCGCATCCTCACCACGTACATGGATGAGTACCTGGGAGACTTCATTTTCGATACTTTTCAACCGTTCCACTTCTTCCGGAACAAGGAGGTGGACTATAAGATCCCCGCGGGTGACGTGAAGGATAAATTCGTTGGTGAGCTGTCCCAGGGTGAAGGAAGGTCTTTGAAAGATTCCAGATTTTTATCTGCTTCGGCTCTTAGCCATCCTCTCCTGATGATGGGACTCGTGGGCTGGTCAAATGAGGCTGTCCTTTGGGCTCTGCCTCCCGCCAGAGCTGCTCCTTAGCTGGGACCTCACCTGGAAGGGCAGATGGCTCTGGGAAGCTCACTGAGCCACATGCACGACAGACACAGTATATGGGGACAGGCGAGGTAGAGTGGgacctttattttaaaacacataaatagTGGAATTATTTTGTTTCTGGGGACTGGGTAGAGGACTGGGGACTGGTAGGTAGCAGGAATACATGCAGCCTGCTCTTTCTCTGTGATTCTAGAAGCCATTGAGGCCCTCCCACTCGCCAACACGCCGGAAGTGTTTGGTCTCCATTCCAATGCCGAGATTGGCTATTACACACAGGCAGCTCGGGACATGTGGGGTCATCTGCTGGAGCTGCAGCCGCAGACAGGTATAGCTGCCAGGGAGCTCCTTAGCTTGGTTGGGGGCAGAGGGTGCTGCTGGTAGCTTTTCCAAGAATGAAGAGGCTTCCGAAGAACTCCCATCTTCTAGACAGCCAGTCCCTTAAAATGTCATCCTTCCAGGGGAGTCCAGCAGCGGCGTCAGCCGTGATGACTACATTGGCCAGGTGGCCAAGGACATTGAGAACAAGATGCCCAAGATCTTTGACCTGGACCAGGTTCGGAAGCACCTGGGTTTGAACATCACACCCACCTCTGTGGTACTGCTGCAGGAGCTGGGGCGCTTTAACAAGCTTGTCATCCGCATGACCAGGTCTCTGGCTGAGCTCCAGAGGGTGAGCATGAGCCCCTGGGCTCGGCACTACCTCAGGGACAGGGTAGCCCCCGGCCCTCCACAGTCCTGCTGAGGATTCTCCATCCTGCCAACAGGCCTTGGCTGGGGAGGTTGGAATGAGCAATGAATTAGACGATGTCGCCCGGTCCCTCTTCCTTGGGCACATCCCTCACATCTGGAGGAAGCTTGCCCCCGACACCCTGAAGACTCTTGGAAACTGGATGGTCTACTTCCTGCGGCGGTTCAGCCAGTACACACTGTGGGTGAGTGCCGGGGCCACTGTGGGATTTGTGTCTGGACACCTACCTGTACCCGTTTTCCCAGTGTTGACCCCTGTGAATGGGTATTGGGTGTACTGGGAATAGCCTCAGTGAACACAGGGCCCATCTGTGCTAGTATGCCTTTGGAAGTCTGACTTGCTATGTTCCTGTGATGATTTCTTCTGAGTATGTCTTGGCATTTGTTCTAGCTCATTCTTTTTAaggtctttgtctttcctccTCTGGATGGACATTCAGGTGGCTAAGTACCTGTGCACTACAAAAAGCACAGTGGTCACCATCCATGAATGCAGTCTGTGTGAATGGCTAGAGCATACGTGCATTTGGTTTACTTGTTAACTATGAGATAGCCtctaactctgtagcccaggctggccttgaactggtaacaatcctcctgtctcagtctcccaagtgatgCAATTGCAGGTGTGAGCTAGTCTTGTCTGGGAGTACTCTGGAAAGTCAAAGCTGTATTACTCGGGGATCACACTTGTTCTCTTCTTCAAATCTTTGTGGTCTTTGAGTTTGGGGCCTTTGCTTGCTAATGGAACAGCTAATTGGTTTTGCCCTGTGTTTCTTTAATGAATGTTTTAATGAATGGAGGATGTTTCATATGCTTAaagacattttgtattttctctgaaCCATCATTTGTGTCTGTTTCCTTTTGGAAAAGACTCTCATCTTtttacattgatttaaaaaaatgtagtgtgtgtgtgtgtgtgtgtgtgtgtttcagatatggaggtcagaggacaacttttgggaatcagTCCTTGCCTTCTGCCTTAATTGAGTCAGGCTTGCCTGTTCATTGATGCACACTGCAGGCTacctggcctgtgagcttctggccatcctcctgtctcccatctcactgtaggGGGCCCTAGGTTTACAGATGGTTGCCAGCACACACAGCATTACATAGTTTCTAGGGGTCATATCATCATTATCCAAGTAGATGGCTCCCATCAGGGAAGAGTCTGTACATCACCAAGGGTTAGTGggaagatggttcaatggttaaagTCAcgcacaagcctgaggacctggatttggtgaCCCCTAGAAACTATGTAatccaggtcctcaggcttgtgcgTGActttaaccattgaaccatcttccCACTAACCCTTGGTGATGTACAGACTCTTCCCTGATGGGAGCCATCTACTTGGATAATGAtgatagtgtgcatgtgtgttgacAGAAGGGCTTTAAGTTTGTGTGTAGTCAAGTCTTTTCTTTGGTGGCTTCTGGGCTTTGTAATTCTCTACTTGTGAAAACGGTGGGAGGTTTGATCTGGTACTTTTATGGGTGTGTGCAGATGTATATAGAGGCCATACATGAACCCCGAGTATCATTCCTCATGAGTCATGACTCTTGTTGAGACTGAGTTTTTCATTAGGACCCGGGGCTCACTGATTTTGCTGGCTGTTCAGGGCACACCAAAGATTCGTCTCTGCTGCCTTAGCACTGGAGTTCCAAggatatgccaccacacctgatgtTTTCAGTGTAGGTTCTAAGGAGTAAATTTAGGTCCCCACATTTGTGTGGCAAATACTTTAATGACCTTGGTATTTCCCTAAATTGTTGGTCCACCTGGAGTTTGGTGGTCAGCTGTTTCCCCAGGAGGAAGCAAACTGACCTAATACCAGAAGTTGTCGCCATGGGAAATCAGGTATTTTATCAGCTTTGAACCTGGTGTCCCAGCCCAACCCCCCACACCTCACTTACTTTCCAGGTCACGGAGAGCGAGCCCAGTGTGATGTGGCTCTCAGGGCTGCACATCCCAGAGTCCTACCTCACAGCCCTGGTACAGGCCACATGCCGGAGGAATGGCTGGCCGCTGGACCGGTCCACCTTGTTTACACAAGTGACCAAGTTCCAGGATGCTGATGAAGTGAATGAACGTGCAGGGCAAGGTACAGTGAATATCACATGTCTTGCTCTCCACTTGGAGCTTCCATCCCAGAATCATGCCCAAATCAAAGTGCCATGTGGATTAGGCCTTGCTCAAGCAGGACTGTTGCCTACCGTGCTTTCTGTGGCGTCTCAAGAGAGCAGTTTCTTGTTGGAGACTAGCAGTCATGGGGTGGGAGGATGGCAGGGAGGCCTGACTAGGTTCACCTAGCTAGTTGGTGGCAAGTGAGTTCCTGGGTCAAGTGAGTTTTCAAAGAGTCTCTAAGTGGCTTCCCTGTAATCCCTGAGGGGCAGGAGTGTGGGAGCCAGAGAGCACATAGGCTAGCTGGCCTGGAGCCTGTCAAACACGCCCAACCCTTTGACATTGTGACAGGACACTATCAATTCCAAGGTTCCCATCTGAGAACTGCACAATCTGTTTAAAAATCTAAGCACATCCTCGCCTGAGACCCGACCAGGCAGTCattaggggaaagggatctaaCAGTAGGTAAAGGTCAGAGACAGCTGCAAACACCAAACTGTACATCTGCTCCCAATGTGTAGTGGGCCTAGGTCTGGCCCCTGCATACTctgcttggtggttcagtctctgtgtacTCCCAATGGCCCAGGTTAACTGACCTCTCTGGCTCTCCCAAGGAGATTGGGTAATGGAGGGATTTGTAAAGGTAGTCctgggaggcggggggggggggggggggaacacatgcaatcaggatgtaaagtgaatacttgggaaaagaatcatgaaaaacaaaaaaacctcatacTGTTTTAAGGAGGTCTGCTTTATGTTTTGTGTTGGACTGGAGTCATCGCTCTCCTCTGCTCAGGAGACATGGCTGTCAGGACGTGCTGACTGCAGCCCCTCCAGCAGTGCCGGGACTATGCAGGGACTATGCACGTTCTAGCAGAAAATCCCGTGTTTCCCTCGCTAGAGCCCAGAGGAGCTCAAAGAACAGAAGCTCCTTTCTGGCTGTTTAAGGAGAGAGTGGATTAATGAGCATGTCTCAGGGATCCCCTGGTCCTACCTGCCAGCATCCAGCTGCCATTCTGGTTGGGGGCAGGTGGATAGCTTTTACCTTTGGTGAGAGTGCCAGGAAGTGTTGGTGCTCTTGGCATAAGGGTTTCTGTGCGGCAGAGCTCACACTCCTCTTGGACTTGCCTTTGGTTCAGAGGACACGGTGTGCTTGTTCTGTGTGCCCTGAAGCCAGAGTCTAGGACAAGAGGTGCCCTTGTGGACCCTCTCCCTTGGAGCCTTTTGTCACCTGTCTATTCTTttacttgggaagcagagcagGGTTCTGGGGTTGGAGGACCCCTCAGTGTCTTTGCATTTCTCCTCTGTGCACACCGGAGAGTAGCAGCCATACAGCAGGACACAGATGCATTCTCTCTTGTCACACCCAGGGTGCTTTGTTTCTGGGCTCTACCTGGAAGGTGCAGACTGGGACATAGAGAGAGGATGTCTTGTCAAGAGCAAGCCCAAGGTGCTGGTTGTGGACTTGCCCATCCTGAAGATCATCCCCATTGAAGGTCATCGCCTGAAGCTACAGGTGACAGTTTTAAGCCTGGGTACTCTTGGAGGCATGGTTATGCGATGGGGCCAGTTCAGGGGAAAACtctggtgtgcatgcatgtgggaaTCCACCATCCACAGGGGTCAAGTCCAAGCTCAGAGCCTGTGGCAGAGACTCAGGCCAACTAAGAGATTGTGGACACACAAGTTAGAAAGTGGCTTTATTTAGTGTGGACAGCGGGTGCCTTCCACTTGCCTGGCCAGGGTCCATCTTGATGAGCTGTCTGTCTGTGGACTTCCCCAGCCACCCAGAGTCCTCACATGCAGGCCAAGGCCGCTGCATATAAAGAGTGTTCAGGTTAAGCCCACTCTAGTCAGGAGCCTCCAATCCCACGGGTCTGACCCAGCCTCTCCCTTGCAGAACACCTTCCGGACCCCTGTCTACACCACCTCCATGAGGAGAAACGCCATGGGAGTCGGCTTAGTGTTCGAAGCTGACCTCTTTACAGCCAAGCACATCTCACACTGGGTGCTCCAGGGCGTGTGCCTCACCCTGAACTCGGATTAGACCCAGCACCTGAAAGACTTAGATGGCAGGCCACAGAGGTGCTTGCTGGTGCTTCCTAAGAGTGGGAGACTGGATCTCGGGGAGCGGGGCTTCCCTAGGGGGCCAGGAGGGGTGGTGGCTGAAAGGCATTTGCTGCTGCTTTTCCTTGCATTTGAAATCAACCAACTAAATGAATGCATTTTTCCATTAAATGAACCTAGTTTTGCATtgggtttgtgtgttttgttttgtttttttttttttttgcttttgtaagaGACCAGGTTTCATTGTCCTGGAGATTGCTGACTTGTCAGAGTTCCCATCTCTACCTCCCCAACACTGGGGTCACAAACCTGAACCACCacatctagtttttatttttaagattttatttctgtatatgtgAGAGCCTGCCTGAATATACGTGCACCACGTGTAAGGTGGTCCCTGGAGTCACAgctaattgtgagccaccacatgggggCTGGAATTGGCCGCAGCTTCTTTTATAGAGAACTCTGGACAGAGCACAGGCCAGAGCAAGTTTTAAGGCAAGTGCATTCATTCTCTCGTCCTTCCTGCTAAGGCCCTGGTGTGGGGTTCCACCTCTGTCTGCTCCAGCACATGCCCCCTTTCTGGCAAGAGCACAGAAGGCTCAAGCGTTTAGTTCCTGCCCGAGGTCCAGACCTCTTCTCTGCCAGGGCCTGTGTGTGGCTTCGGGACTAAGGGCCACTTACTCTTTCACTGTGAGACTGGGCTGGGCCGGCCAGCTGGAGGCAGGGAGGCCGTGTGGAGCCTGGGCAGGAGCATCAACAATCTGACCAACAGCTCTGGCAGCCTGTGTTCCCACCCCACCCACTTAGTCCtccccaccacctcctccacagTCCCACGGTGCTTCAAAAAGACGCAGAGGAGAAGGAGGGCGGGTTAGAAAATAACATTTGTTGGATCCTGAACATTTGGatgaaactaacaaaaaaatTATCAACACACAATCAGGTTGGGACATCAGGGTTGAGGCCATCTTGCTAAGACCGTGAGACACAGCTGCTTGGTAAAGGGGCTCTGCAGGGCAGGAGTCTCCGGGAGGGAGCAGAGGCCGCTGCTCTGCTCTCATAGGCTGCCCTGGATCTGGGGAGGGAGAACTCCTTATTTTGCTTTGACTTCAGGCGATTCTGATTCTGTGTGGCGTAGTGATTCAGCCATGGCCGCATCTAAGAGTGCGCTGAGATCTCATGGCGTGGGGCTGGAAGCAAGCTATTGGCATGCAGGCGTTGGCCACagtgccagtaaatatcttcagcgGGGACACCATCGTAGCATTGTGTCACTATGGAGCCAGAAGCCAGGCTTCGACAGGAGGAGACATTTGGCATGGGTAGGCGAGGAAGATGCGGGCGAGGTTCCCTGTGGCGCTCACAGTGCGTGGAAGACTGCGGTGGCAGGCCGCAGGCTTCACACAGTTCGGTCTGTCCCTGAGTGCTTCCGCACCACCTTCCCTGTGTTCACCTGGTCCACGGCCCTCGTCTCTCCCTCAGGCTGGCCATGATGAATGCGGTGAGCCACCCCAACGTGCGTCTTGTGTGGCTTGTCTCGGGCTGGGCTGTGCTGCCCACTGGCGCCACGGTCTGAGGCGATGGGAGGGATGACAAGAGGCCGCTCCTTGAGCTGGACCTCAGCAGACTCCCGGGCCAGCAGGAACGGGGTGGGGTCGGGCATGGCATCCACAGGCTCCCGGAGGAGGAGTTTGCGGCTCTCGGCTCCAAACCTGTAGACCTCCTCAAACTCAGGGTGCAGTGGGGCTGACAGGCTCTTCTTCATGCGGCGGCGGGGTGTCTCAGGCAGCTTGTCCTTGGGGGGTGTGGGCTTGTAGCTGGCCAGTGCAGGACTGCCTGCCGGGCTGGCATCCGAGGTGCCACTGGAGCTCAGCAACTTCTTCTTGGCCGCATGCAGCTGTGAGGTGAGGTAGGCCACGGTGCTGGCGCGCTGCTCCAGCTCGCCCGACAGCATGCTCAGCTTGTGGCTCTtcaccttcagctcctccaggtatttcttctctctctcccggACCGTGTTCTCCAGCACGGCGATGGCAGCATTCTTCTGCTCCAGCTCTTGCAGCAGCTTGCGGTTTTCCTCCTCTTTGGCCTTCAGCTGGGCTTCCAGCTCTTCACAGCGCCTCTTCAGCTCCGTCGTTCTGGAAGAGCCGTCTCCTGCAGGAACAAGTCAGGTGCCAGGTCAGAGTCTAGGAGAGGAAGGAGATGCTCACGGCCTGTGTGGAGGGCCCTGACGAGAAGCCCTATGGTAGGCGGGGTGCAGGATGGCCTGCAGGCCCTGCTCCCACTAAAGGCGGATCAGGGGGTCTCTGAGGCCCCTCCCAGCTCTTGGTTCCCTGGCTTACTGCGTAAAAGAACGTCTCCAGAATCTGAAGGTGCTGAAGTTAAAACAGCGTGAGCGTCAGCTGGAGTCAGCGTCTCTGGAGTGCCAGCTCTACAAGTGAAGGGCATCAGACACGTCCCTCAGCCTACACCCTGCTCTTCTGCCGCCTTTATTCTCCCAGTTGCCCCAAACTAGAACTTTCCCTCTATGCTTTCTCGCTGGCAGCCTACTTTCCTCTCTGACCTGTCTGGCCTCATGTCCCACTGGGTACTGtcaccccccccccaggcctAACAACCTGACAGTCCATCTGTCCCACGCCTTCTgcacccacaagaacccagatccTCCTTGTTTCTTCTGGGTTGTGACCACTAGAGTTGATTTAACTCCACATCTGTGCATCCAAGATCTGCAGATAGCCCTGCTGTGCCTGTGGTGCCGGGAGCATACTGTACCTCTCGAGTCCTGTGGCTCCCAAACCTGGTGTGTCTTGGCATTCCCCACCTACCTAAGCCAGCAGCCTCACGTAGACTCTGAGCTACTAGACACCCAAGGACAAGTGCACAGTACAAGCTCACTGCAGGTGAAcagagacgtgtgtgtgtgtgtgtgtgtgtgtgtgtgtgtgtaaagagaggCTAAATCAGCAAATGGTAGCACTAGAAATGATGCAGTATTATATCTTGTATGAGTCTTGTggttttaacaacaacaacaacaacaaaaaaccctacagTAGTACTCACTTCTGAAGTAGAGTGATGAACCCCACGCAGCAGTCAGCACGACCTACAAGCATGGCAGGTCTATAATCTCGGGCCACTGACTGcatcccagacacacacacactgtgtcctCAGGGAGTACTAAAGGGATGGTGGGCCTGAGACAGTAGAGCAGACTCCTTGGTGTTGAAGGACACGGTACTTGGCAGTCACGGTTCAGAGCCATTGCAGACATCATCAGAGGACATGAAACCCAGGGCTCCTTAGTAAGGTAGGTGCTCTGTTAACCTCCCATCCCTAAGAGGCTTGGGCAAACACTGCCCTTCCCTGAAAACGACCTGCCTAACCTGCTGTCTGTTCTCAGGTACAGTCTTGGCCCAGATCTGGCAGGTACTACTTGGGAGGCTCTGGTACCCCTGGTCATCTACACATATCTCTAGTCCATGGTTCTCTGCTCCCCATGAGAGGTGGCCATCAACTGCTCTCCACTATGGAGCAGGCCTGCTTGAgcctgtgtgtcactgtgtactCAGGTGTATAGACCCCAGGCCCCTCTCCTGACCACAGGTATCACCGCCTTTAGGGGAGAGACTCAGGATTCTTTCTAACCTGCCTTCCGAGCTGGTGTCTGATGTGCACAGCTTCACTCCAGGGAAGTGTACATGGCCCCATAAAACCACCCAGAGGCTTTTCAAACAGCTCCCTCTGCTGAGACAGCACCATATATACCTACACCTTATGTACCTTTGACAAAAACCATATGCTACTGAGTGTATCCTAAAAGGGTACTGAGGGGGCTTGAGAACTGGTGCAGACTAGTCATGGCAAAAGTGGGTGGTGTGTGGCTCTGGCTCCTACAGTATGGGCAGCTCCTCCCCAAGGCCTCTgttgttcgttctctctctctctctctctctctctctctctctctctctctctctctctgtgtgtgtgtgtgcgcgcgcgcgcgcgcgcgaggagtgggtgggtggggatggtATAGACCTTAGAGACTTCTGCCGGCAGGCTCCTGTTCCAAGGGCCCTCTGCACCCACCCAGACAAGCCATGACAGGTGTGCCCAGGGGACGGGCCAGAGTCACAAATGCTCACTGATACTGAGACTTTGACAAGGACTGGACTCTCACAGAGCACACTGCCCTGGTAAAGCTTAGTTAGAGGAAAGGTCTCCTCCGGACACATGTTCTCCATCCTCAGAGCCATCCTTGTGCTAAGAACAGGCCATTCTCACAGGCTCAGAGCTCCTGGAAGACCTTGTCTCTGTCATTTTTCTGGCTGCCACTGTTTTGCCCCC
This portion of the Arvicanthis niloticus isolate mArvNil1 chromosome 24, mArvNil1.pat.X, whole genome shotgun sequence genome encodes:
- the Ccdc92 gene encoding coiled-coil domain-containing protein 92; this translates as MAATNLENQLHSAQKNLLFLQREHASTLKGLHAEIRRLQQHCTDLTYELTLKSFELTGDGSSRTTELKRRCEELEAQLKAKEEENRKLLQELEQKNAAIAVLENTVREREKKYLEELKVKSHKLSMLSGELEQRASTVAYLTSQLHAAKKKLLSSSGTSDASPAGSPALASYKPTPPKDKLPETPRRRMKKSLSAPLHPEFEEVYRFGAESRKLLLREPVDAMPDPTPFLLARESAEVQLKERPLVIPPIASDRGASGQHSPARDKPHKTHVGVAHRIHHGQPEGETRAVDQVNTGKVVRKHSGTDRTV